TAAAACCACCCTGGCCAACATCATCGCTCAGGAAATGGGCGTGTCGATCAAGAGCACTTCGGGCCCGGTGCTTGAGCGCCCGGGTGATCTGGCGGCGCTGTTGACCAACCTTGAGCCCCACGACGTGCTGTTTATCGATGAAATCCATCGGCTCTCGCCGATCGTCGAGGAAGTGCTGTACCCGGCCATGGAAGATTTCCAGCTCGACATCATGATTGGTGAAGGGCCGGCTGCGCGCTCGATCAAACTGGATCTGCCGCCGTTCACCCTGGTGGGGGCGACGACGCGGGCCGGCATGCTGACCAACCCGTTACGCGACCGCTTTGGCATCGTCCAGCGCCTGGAGTTCTACAACACCGCCGACCTGGCGACGATTGTCAGTCGTTCGGCGAACATCCTCGGCTTGCCGCTGGACCCGGAGGGCGCCTTTGAGATCGCCCGTCGTGCCCGTGGCACGCCGCGGATCGCCAACCGTTTGTTGCGCAGGGTTCGGGATTTCGCCGAAGTGCGTGCCAAGGGCCACATCACCAAACCGATCGCCGACTTGGCCTTGAACCTGCTGGACGTCGACGAGCGTGGCTTCGATCACCAGGACCGGCGCCTGCTGTTGACCATGATCGAGAAGTTCGACGGTGGGCCG
This region of Pseudomonas mandelii genomic DNA includes:
- the ruvB gene encoding Holliday junction branch migration DNA helicase RuvB, with the translated sequence MIEADRLIAATPGPRDREEVQDRAIRPVSLAEYIGQPTVREQMELFIQAARGRNESLDHTLIFGPPGLGKTTLANIIAQEMGVSIKSTSGPVLERPGDLAALLTNLEPHDVLFIDEIHRLSPIVEEVLYPAMEDFQLDIMIGEGPAARSIKLDLPPFTLVGATTRAGMLTNPLRDRFGIVQRLEFYNTADLATIVSRSANILGLPLDPEGAFEIARRARGTPRIANRLLRRVRDFAEVRAKGHITKPIADLALNLLDVDERGFDHQDRRLLLTMIEKFDGGPVGVDSLAAAISEERHTIEDVLEPYLIQQGYIMRTPRGRVVTRHAYLHFGLNIPSRLGEMPVVDEFLDAVDD